In Acidobacteriota bacterium, the sequence TCGCCGCCGGACGCCCGCGCGACGCGGGTCGCCGGGGGGCGAGGATCCGGCACAGCGCTTGCAGCAGGCGTCGCCGGAAGGAGCGCGACGATGGAGCACGGAGCGCACGGGAGCTGCTGCCACGGCCAGACCGGGGGCCGGGAGCGGTTCATCGATCCCGTCTGCGGTATGTCGGTGTCCACCCGCGAGCATCACGCGGAGCACGCGGGGCGTGTGTACTACTTCTGCTGCGAACATTGCCGCGAGCGCTTCCGGCGCGACCCCGAGCGCTACCTGAAACCGGCCGAGAGCGTCGAGCGGGAAGCGGCCGGCCCGGCGCGGGAGTTCACCTGCCCCATGCACCCGGAAGTCCGGGAGCCCGATCGGGGTGACTGCCCGAGGTGCGGGATGGCGCTGGAACCGGTGGCGGCGGGCCCCGTGCCGGGAGCGGCCGAGTGGACCTGCCCGATGCATCCCGAGGTCGTGCAGAACGGCCCCGGAACCTGTCCCAAGTGCGGGATGGCGCTGGAACCGCGAGCGCTCGAGGCAGGGGAGCCCCCGAACCCCGAGCTTCGCGAGATGAGCCGCCGCTTCTGGTTCTCCCTCGCGCTCACGGTTCCGCTCGTGGCGCTCGCCATGGGAGATCTGCTGCCTGGCCGGCCGATCTCGCGGCTGTTGGGCGGTCACGCGCGCACGTTCCTCGAGCTGGTACTGGCGACCCCGGTCTGCCTGTGGGCCGCCTGGCCGTTCTACCAGCGGGCCGTGCGTTCCCTCGCGCTCCGTTCCCCCAACATGTTCACGCTGATCGGGCTCGGCGTGAGCGTTTCGTACGCGTACAGCGTGGTGGCGGCCCTTTTCCCCGGCATCTTTCCTCCCTCGTTCCGCTCGGCCGGCGGAGAGGTGGCGGTCTACTTCGAGGCGGCTGCCGTGATCGTCACCTTGATCCTGCTAGGCCAGGTGCTCGAACTGCGCGCGCGAAGCCGCACCGGCGCGGCCATCAGGGCGCTGCTTTCGCTCGCACCCGCCACGGCGCGGCGGGTGGGAGAGGACGGATCCGAGGAGGACGTGCCGCTCCAGGCCGTCCGGGTCGGCGACGTCCTCCGCGTGCGGCCCGGCGAGAAGATTCCGGTGGACGGCGTCGTGCTGGAGGGCTCGAGCCGCGTCGACGAATCGATGGTGACGGGGGAACCGATGCCGGTGGCGAAGGGGCCCGGCGATCCGCTGATCGGGGCGACGGTGAACGGCTCGGGAACTCTCCTGATGCGCGCCGAGAAGGTCGGAGCGGACACGCTCCTGGCGAGGATCGTGGCGATGGTGGCCGAAGCGCAGCGGAGCCGCGCCCCGATCCAGAGGCTCGCGGACCTGGTGGCGGCGTACTTCGTGCCGGCCGTGATCCTCGTGGCCGCGGCGACCTTCGTCGTCTGGGGGCTGTTCGGGCCCCAGCCGCGGATGGCGCATGCTCTGATCAACGCGGTGGCCGTGTTGATCATTGCCTGCCCCTGCGCGCTCGGCCTCGCCACACCGTTCTCCATCATGGTGGCCACGGGGCGCGGAGCCACGATGGGCGTGCTGTTCAAGAACGCGGAGGCGATCGAAACGCTGCGGAAGGTCGACACACTCGTCATCGACAAGACCGGAACGCTCACCGAGGGGCGCCCGCAGGTCGTCGGTGTGGACCCGGCACCGGGCGTCGAGCCGGACGAGCTTCTCGCCCTCGCCGGAAGCCTCGAGCGCGGCAGCGAACACCCCCTCGGAGAGGCGATCCTTCGGGAAGCGGCCTCGCGCGGGCTGCAGCTTTCCTCACCCGAGTCGTTCCTGTCGCTGCCGGGGAAGGGCGTCACCGGCGCGGTCGGCGGCCGCACGGTCGGAATCGGGAACGGGCGGCTGCTCGAGGAGCTCGGCATTCCGGCAGGAGAATGGGCCGCGCGCGCGGAGGAGCGGCGTACCGCCGGGCAAACGGTCATGTACGCGGTGAAAGACGGCGCCATCGCCGGTCTGATCGCGGTGGCCGATCCGATCAAGCCGACCACTCCCGAAGCGATCGAGGCGCTCCACAAGGAAGGCCTCCGGATCGTGATGCTCACGGGGGACAGCAGGGTGACGGCCGAGTCGGTGGCCGGGCAGCTCGGCATCGACGAAGTCATCGCGGAGGTCCTTCCCGAGGACAAGGCCCGCGCCGTCGAGCGGCTCCAGGGAGAGGGGCGCATCGTCGCGATGGCGGGCGACGGCATCAACGACGCGCCGGCGCTCGCGCGGGCCGACGTGGGTATCGCCATGGGCACCGGAACGGACGTCGCCATCGAGTCGGCGGGCGTGACGTTGGTGAAGGGCGATCTGCGCGGAATCGTCCGGGCCCGGCGCCTCAGCCGAGCGACGATGCGGAACATCAAGCAGAACCTGTTCTTCGCTTTCTTCTACAACTCGGTCGGCGTC encodes:
- a CDS encoding heavy metal translocating P-type ATPase, whose product is MEHGAHGSCCHGQTGGRERFIDPVCGMSVSTREHHAEHAGRVYYFCCEHCRERFRRDPERYLKPAESVEREAAGPAREFTCPMHPEVREPDRGDCPRCGMALEPVAAGPVPGAAEWTCPMHPEVVQNGPGTCPKCGMALEPRALEAGEPPNPELREMSRRFWFSLALTVPLVALAMGDLLPGRPISRLLGGHARTFLELVLATPVCLWAAWPFYQRAVRSLALRSPNMFTLIGLGVSVSYAYSVVAALFPGIFPPSFRSAGGEVAVYFEAAAVIVTLILLGQVLELRARSRTGAAIRALLSLAPATARRVGEDGSEEDVPLQAVRVGDVLRVRPGEKIPVDGVVLEGSSRVDESMVTGEPMPVAKGPGDPLIGATVNGSGTLLMRAEKVGADTLLARIVAMVAEAQRSRAPIQRLADLVAAYFVPAVILVAAATFVVWGLFGPQPRMAHALINAVAVLIIACPCALGLATPFSIMVATGRGATMGVLFKNAEAIETLRKVDTLVIDKTGTLTEGRPQVVGVDPAPGVEPDELLALAGSLERGSEHPLGEAILREAASRGLQLSSPESFLSLPGKGVTGAVGGRTVGIGNGRLLEELGIPAGEWAARAEERRTAGQTVMYAVKDGAIAGLIAVADPIKPTTPEAIEALHKEGLRIVMLTGDSRVTAESVAGQLGIDEVIAEVLPEDKARAVERLQGEGRIVAMAGDGINDAPALARADVGIAMGTGTDVAIESAGVTLVKGDLRGIVRARRLSRATMRNIKQNLFFAFFYNSVGVPVAAGVLYPFFGLLLSPVIAAAAMSFSSVSVIANALRLRRVPL